One stretch of Streptomyces agglomeratus DNA includes these proteins:
- a CDS encoding NUDIX hydrolase — MLLYMSNSACETQSTPLHSVSVAGAVVREDGRLLAIRRADNGRWELPGGVLELTEAPEEGVAREVWEETGIRVEVDELTGVYKNTTRGIVALVFRCKPAGGSERTSTESTAVDWLTPAEVSERMAEVYAIRLLDALDGGGPHVRSHDGKHLIQAR, encoded by the coding sequence ATGCTCCTGTATATGAGTAACAGCGCCTGCGAGACCCAGTCAACGCCACTGCACTCCGTGTCGGTTGCGGGAGCGGTGGTGCGCGAGGACGGGCGACTCCTGGCGATCCGCCGAGCGGACAACGGAAGGTGGGAACTCCCAGGCGGAGTCCTCGAACTCACCGAGGCCCCGGAGGAGGGCGTAGCCCGCGAGGTCTGGGAAGAGACCGGCATCCGGGTCGAGGTAGACGAGCTGACCGGGGTCTACAAGAACACGACGCGAGGCATCGTGGCCCTGGTGTTCAGGTGCAAGCCTGCCGGAGGCAGCGAACGAACCTCCACCGAGTCGACGGCAGTTGATTGGCTCACGCCCGCTGAAGTCTCCGAGCGGATGGCCGAGGTCTACGCGATCCGGCTGCTCGACGCTCTCGACGGGGGCGGGCCCCATGTCCGGAGCCATGACGGCAAGCACCTGATCCAAGCGCGGTAA